The DNA sequence AGAAGTTAAACTGAAAATTAGAATTTGATTAGAAAACTATGAGAAACAATTAAGAATATTTCATATATAATTATAAAAATATGTTATAATCTAAGCTGATGGAGAAAGGGGGATAAGATGAATAAAGAGGCTTTAATTGATAAATGGCGTATAAGAGGGGTATCTGCAGAAGTGGTTTTAGTTATAATGTTTCTAACAACATGGATGACATATGATGGTGATGGGATTATACATACCATTCCTTTCATTATTATCATTCCTTTTATCTTGAGATTATTTTATAAGAATAGTTTACTTATAGTAGGCACTGCGGTTGTAAGCGGACTTATTATAGCGCATATAAAAGGTAATTTTGGATATGGTATATTCCTTATAGTCGGGATATTGATGGAAACTTTCGCTGCAGTGGTATTAGCAATGGGGATAAAACATAAAGATAGTGCTAAAAGAATACTTTTTATAGCATTAGGTGTATTAATGATCATTATGGCGGTAAATGATTATGCCAAGATGTGGGGAAGTCCGATGGGCTACTTAAAAGCTAAGTCAAATATAGAAGGCTATATTGATGATAATTATGAAGGGCAGCTCAAAATAGAAAGAATAGATCGTATTTCATTTAAAATGAGAGGATACCGGGCTAATGTAGTTCAAATAGAAGATAGCAGGAATAAGTCAACTATTTTTTATGGAGATAATGGCTATATCAGTGATAGATATCATGATGAGACAACTGGAAATATGACGGAGCAAGTTACCAACATACTTATAGCTATGATTGAAAATCAAACTGACTTAACAGACTATGATATAAGTCTTTATGCAAAGCTTGAAATCCCAGTAGCTAAATACCATCTTAATGATAGATTCTCGGGAGACGAACCTATAAGTGCTGATATTCAGTTGCAGCCCAATTATAGTTGGAAGCAAAAAGATAATGAACAAAGAGAGGTTAAAGTGTACGGTAATAAAGAGGCTTTTGCTGAAGATGCCTATAAGGTTATAGCGGTCCTTCAAAATATAGGTTATCGTTATGATGCAATAAAGGTATATTACTTTTTAGAAGATGGTAATACGACCTATGAGATAATAGTTCAAGGTGGCGAAGAGATCAAAGCAGTACAAGATGCCGTGGATAAGGTGCAGATGGGGGATTATTCAAAGGAAAAATAAATAGAGAAAAGGCTGTTTTGCATAATAAACTCTTTTATGCAAGGCAGCCTTATGTTTTAGGTAAACTTAAAATAGGGTACCTTCTTTGCTAATGTATTTATGTATTTAATTGCCTATAGGCGTGAGGCGAGGTATCCATGTATTTGTTAAACATTTTAATATAGTAGCTCTGGTTGCAAAATTGATAGAATGCTGCTATATCAGCAATAGATTCACTGCTGTATTTTAAGAAATAAGTAGACTCCTCGATACGCCTTTTAATAATGTATTGAAAAAGTGTTATACCCACCTCTTTTTTAAACAGGGCACTCAGATAATTAGGATGGACATAAACGTTGTCTGCAATAGCGTGAAGTGTTAATTTATCTGACAGATGATTCATAATGTAGGTCATTGTATTACGGATAACAAGAGAAAACTTAGAAGTACTTACATGATTAACCTTTTCTATAAAAGTTTCAACCATTCTATATTCGAGTTTATCAAGCTCTGACATAGAGTTTGTATTTTCTATTTCATAGATAAAAGCATCACTTAGATTAAAGGCATCATCATCTGTAACCCCGCCTTTTATAGCAGCTCTTGTAAAAATTGTGCAGGAGCATATAAGTGAGTTCTTAAGAGAACGCAGAGGATTATCAGCAAGCTTGGCACGACTCAGAGAATTGATTTCTGAAAGAATCTGAGAAGCATTGGCCTTGGTTCCGCTTTTTATGAGTTTGATAATGACTTGTTCTAAAAAGTAAGGTGGATGCTGAAACATATTTAATCTATTCTTATAAGTCGTCACAAAATAGTTTTCCGGCATAGAAGCATCAGATAAGTTAGGGGCATTAAATACGGCCCCGGAAGATGGGGTGAAAAGACTAAGCATCAGCTTATTAATATAGAAGCAGCTTGTAGTATCTACGATATTAAGTTTTAAAAAATGATCTTGAAGTTTATGCTTTAATTTAATAGAAAGAGCGTGTTTTTTAATAAGACTAGAGAGCTTTGCATCATACATAGCTTCCTCTAAAAAAGGACCTATTATAATAACATCTGACTGGGTCAGCTCAAATCCTATAAAACATTCATAGTAATCGTTGGATATATACTGACAAGTCAAAAATTGGTTTCTACTCAATATAGGCTCAGAAGATTTTGAATTATCATGGATTAAATCGGCTATACAGGTAGATTTTTCGGGAAAATGGTGTGTTAGTAAATTATTACTATAGAGTCCAATAGGAAGTTTTGTAAAATGATGAAAAATTTCTATTTTTTCTAAAATGCTATGCTGAGGATAACTATGTTCCATAAAAAACACCTCTATTTAACTATAAGTTATAGATATATTATTCATTAATATTATAATACTTTTATTAAGATAATAAAATACTAATAAGTTTAAATGTTATAATATTATTCTATAATCACTTAATCAAATCTATATAAGTGCTTTATATTCTTTCGTATAAAAAAACCAAGGGGGAATTTCAATGAGAAAATGGTTAGCAATTTTAGCTGCAATGACAATGACAGTTTCAGGGGTAGGATGTGCTGGTGCTAATACGACACAACCGGCAGCAGAAGCTAAAGCAGAAGTAAAAACAGAAGCTGCGCCTTCAAAAGAAGAAAGTAAGCCAGCAGAAAAACAAAAAATTAAATTTGCAGTGCAAGCAGATAGTACACCTGCACTTGAAGCTCTTATCAGTACATTTAATGGGGCTCAAGATCAATATAGTGTAGAAGTGGTTGAGTTTACCAATGACTCGGGACAAATGCATGATCAGTTAATAACTTCTTTATCATCAGGCTCATCTGAATATGATGTTATGTCACTGGATGTTGTATGGGCAGGTGAATTTGCAGGTGCCGGTTATATAGAAGCATTAGATATGTTAATGGATGAAGCTGGACTTAAGATTGAAGATTTTAATGCAGGATCTATGGCATCCGGCAGTTATCAAGGGAAACAATATACAATGCCTTACTTCCCTGACCTTGGATTCTTATATTACCGTTCAGATATAGTAAGTGCAGAAGATGCTGCTAAATTAGATAGTGGCGCTTATACATACGATGACCTTTATGAGATGGCTGCAAAATACAAAGGTCAAAATGGAACAGAAGTAGGTTATGTGTTCCAATCCAAACAATATGAAGGTTTAACTTGCAATGTTGCAGAATTTACGGGTGGCTATACAAATGTAAAAGCTGGACTCGAAGCCATGAAAAAAATTGTAAGCTCAGATGTAGTACCAAAAGATATTCTAAACTATGATGAAGGGGCTACACATACAAGCTTTACAGAAGGAAAATCAGTATTTGCAAGAAACTGGCCTTACCAATACGGTATTATAAAAGGCGATGAATCAAAAGTTAAACCAGATCAAGTAGGTATTGCACCACTTCCAAATGGTGATGTTGTTGGTGGATGGTTATTGTCAATGAATAAGAAATCCGCAAATAAAGAAGGCGCATGGGAATTTATCAAATTTGTTGCAGGAGAAGAAGGGCAAAAAATCAACTCTACAAAAGGCGGTTATCTTCCAGGTGTTAATGAACTGCTTAATAATGAAGAAATCAAAGCAGCGAATGAACTCCTTAAATTCCCAGGTTTCCAAAAAGCACTCCAATCAACTGTTGCAAGACCTGTTAGCGCTGAATATGCAAAAGCATCTGATGCCGTACAAGTGAATGTTCATAAATTCCTATCAGGAAGCCAAGACTTAGACACTACAGTAGCAGCTGTTGAAGCAGCATTGAAATAGTATATAGATAAACTAGAAGTACTTTTTAGTTTAATAGATAACTAAACTTAAAGAAGACTAGTGAGGCTGGCAGGGAATGTTTTTGGCTCGACTCGGGCATGGCAGTGGCAGGCTGTCCAAAAACTAACTCAAACCTAAATAATTCAAAGCCTAGCAGGGGAGATTTTAGGGTTCGGAAGTTGCCTCTGGAGTATTTCGTTTAGAAAATCTTAGCAGTTTCTTCAAATGGCACTTAGCCGCACTGTATTGATCAACCGACTAAAGTCGGTAGCGAGTTTGCGGCGTTCATTTGAAGAAACTGCTTAGATTTTTAGAAATACGCAAGCGAGTAACTGGAGAATCCTAAAATTCCTCTGCGACCCTGTAGAAAATTATGACAGTAGTTTTCGGACAGTCTATTGGGTGGGAAGGAGGGAGAGACAATAACCATCTCCAGCCACCCTCACGAACCTTACTTATAACACTTTAAAGGGGGCGAGAACGTGGATAAGAGAATAACTTTCAAAGAATTTTTATTTATACTGCCTATACTTGCAATTATATGTGTTTTTTCTATTTGGCCCATCCTAGACTCTATTAAATATACAGTATTTGATTATCGGCTGAATGATCAACAAAATTCCAAGATGTTTTTAG is a window from the Cellulosilyticum sp. I15G10I2 genome containing:
- a CDS encoding extracellular solute-binding protein, producing the protein MRKWLAILAAMTMTVSGVGCAGANTTQPAAEAKAEVKTEAAPSKEESKPAEKQKIKFAVQADSTPALEALISTFNGAQDQYSVEVVEFTNDSGQMHDQLITSLSSGSSEYDVMSLDVVWAGEFAGAGYIEALDMLMDEAGLKIEDFNAGSMASGSYQGKQYTMPYFPDLGFLYYRSDIVSAEDAAKLDSGAYTYDDLYEMAAKYKGQNGTEVGYVFQSKQYEGLTCNVAEFTGGYTNVKAGLEAMKKIVSSDVVPKDILNYDEGATHTSFTEGKSVFARNWPYQYGIIKGDESKVKPDQVGIAPLPNGDVVGGWLLSMNKKSANKEGAWEFIKFVAGEEGQKINSTKGGYLPGVNELLNNEEIKAANELLKFPGFQKALQSTVARPVSAEYAKASDAVQVNVHKFLSGSQDLDTTVAAVEAALK
- a CDS encoding AraC family transcriptional regulator, whose protein sequence is MEHSYPQHSILEKIEIFHHFTKLPIGLYSNNLLTHHFPEKSTCIADLIHDNSKSSEPILSRNQFLTCQYISNDYYECFIGFELTQSDVIIIGPFLEEAMYDAKLSSLIKKHALSIKLKHKLQDHFLKLNIVDTTSCFYINKLMLSLFTPSSGAVFNAPNLSDASMPENYFVTTYKNRLNMFQHPPYFLEQVIIKLIKSGTKANASQILSEINSLSRAKLADNPLRSLKNSLICSCTIFTRAAIKGGVTDDDAFNLSDAFIYEIENTNSMSELDKLEYRMVETFIEKVNHVSTSKFSLVIRNTMTYIMNHLSDKLTLHAIADNVYVHPNYLSALFKKEVGITLFQYIIKRRIEESTYFLKYSSESIADIAAFYQFCNQSYYIKMFNKYMDTSPHAYRQLNT